In a genomic window of Streptomyces sp. NBC_01231:
- a CDS encoding prepilin peptidase, whose product MTGLLIAVAALWGAATGALVPRAAHRFSVPEEENWREECPGGHPFGGPARGWLGRARCGHCTPTCAYGPSTPLVCLVTALLCAGLAAATDTRPEVVVWLLSVPVWVLLAAVDLRVRRLPDVLTLPLAAATLALLGAVASVPEHTGNWPTAALGALALGAGYLVLWLVNPGGMGFGDVKLALGTGAALGWYGWGTVLLGTFAGFLLGALYGGALVVARRAGRKTAIPFGPFLIAGAYLGLLIGAYAV is encoded by the coding sequence ATGACCGGCTTGCTGATCGCCGTCGCGGCACTGTGGGGCGCGGCCACCGGAGCGCTGGTGCCGCGCGCCGCCCACCGCTTCTCCGTACCGGAGGAGGAGAACTGGCGGGAGGAGTGCCCCGGCGGACATCCGTTCGGCGGGCCGGCCCGTGGGTGGCTCGGCCGGGCGCGGTGCGGGCACTGCACACCGACATGCGCGTACGGTCCCAGCACCCCCCTCGTCTGTCTCGTCACCGCACTCCTGTGTGCCGGTCTCGCCGCCGCCACCGACACCCGGCCCGAGGTCGTCGTCTGGCTGCTGTCGGTGCCCGTGTGGGTGCTGTTGGCCGCCGTCGACCTGCGGGTGCGCAGGCTCCCCGACGTGCTGACCCTGCCGCTCGCCGCCGCGACACTCGCCCTCCTCGGGGCGGTCGCCTCGGTGCCCGAGCACACCGGGAACTGGCCGACCGCCGCGCTGGGCGCCCTCGCGCTCGGTGCCGGTTACCTCGTGCTGTGGCTCGTCAACCCCGGCGGTATGGGCTTCGGCGATGTGAAGCTGGCGCTCGGGACCGGCGCCGCGCTGGGCTGGTACGGCTGGGGGACCGTGCTGCTCGGCACCTTCGCCGGGTTCCTGCTCGGGGCGCTGTACGGCGGTGCCCTCGTCGTCGCGAGGCGCGCGGGGCGCAAGACGGCGATCCCGTTCGGGCCGTTCCTGATCGCGGGGGCGTACCTCGGGCTGCTGATCGGCGCGTACGCGGTCTGA